The window gcctgtgtctctgcctgtctctttgtgtttctcataaataaataaagaaaatcttaaaaaaaaaaaaaaaaaagaagaagaagaagagaagatcAGGAGGTGTGGTGAGGTGTGTCCACCTCTGGGTTCACTTAGAATTTCTACCCAGGACATGAAAAGGTAGAAGCACTTTCAGTAAGTATTTGGAATGATGCTTAGACATTTCTCTTTGGGCATCTGCTGTCTACTAGAGCAACCTAGGGAAAGTGAAGGCActcaaggagaaatgaaaacctcaCGTCTCTGGAGGATAGCAATTAGCCTTAGGTAACCAGAGCCAGCCAAAAGTAGGCAGGAAATATAAGAGACCTGTAAGCAGCTAAAATTGTTAATACAGAGTCCTTGTACTGAAAACACAAAAGTCTGTTTATTCCTATTCTAATAGTTTGGTAATACAAGGTAATCTTGTTTTCTCATACACAGCAGATTGGAAGTGATGTGGGGCCTGACAGAGGCAAATGCAGGGATGGCAGGAAAAGGTCATAAGGAGAAGTGGCAGCTGATAATGTTACACTAAGGGAAGACACAACAACAGTATAAAGGGAGATGACAATGTGGTCATGTCACATCACTCAAAGCACCTCTGCAGCATTTTAAGTCAGTAAAGGAGAACCTTTGATGCTAACTTCTCATTTTCCAGTGGGAAAAGTATCATGCTTTGCAGTCCTGGCCTCCAGGTATCTTGGATAGCTTCCATAAGTCATCTGCTTCCCCTATCTTATATAAAATTAAGGGCAAAGGGTCACAGGTTGGGTGATCAGCCATCTGCTTATCCAGAACAAGTTGGTCACCTCTGGCAGAGCTTTCTTGAGTGATGAAAAATGGATTTTGCTTGGGGCAGTGATTATATGGGTGTATATACAAAACTCATCGAAATGAACACTTATACACTTACTGTGTATAAGTTATATATCATAAAAGCTAATCCCTTTTGCTTGGAAGTACTGAGTCTGAAACAggtctggctttttaaaaaatcatttagacaCAAATTAAAGAATGTTTAGGATTTAGAAGCAACTTTTGGATTAGTAAGTTTATGAAACATTTAAGTGACCTATGTGTTACATAATGGAGAGTAGGCAGGCTCTGGAGACAGGCTAACTGTGATGGAATCCCATTGCCATTCACTGACTGGCCCTGAGCTACTAGTTTTAACCTCCTGatgtcttttttcctcatctaGGTAAGACTGACTAGTTCACAGAGTGATGGATTAAATGTAAGGAATAAATGGCAATTGTATTAAAGAACAGTGGATAGCCAGTAATCAGCAAATGGTAGATATCGTTAATTATATCTCACAGCTAAAGTGAGGGTAGACAGAGCAAAACTCTAGTTTTATGATTAAATTGTTTTCTCCCATGGCAGTTCACTTGGGAGGACTGTTAGCCTGAGGAGGAGGTTCTGAACTTCAGCatgtattagaatcacctggaaggcttcTTAAACACAGATCTGGGCCCTGCCCTGTCTCTCATTCAGTAGATCTGGGTCTGGGGTGGGCCTGAGCATCTGTAGTTCTAAATTTCCCAGGCAGTGCTAATGCTGCTGGTCAAGTTACTTCATTAGTGTAATGAATCTTCAGGCACATTTGAATGTTGAtaaatcttcaaacaaacaaacatttatttgaaagaaagagagctatgaggtgggatggggtggggagaggcagagggagagagagaatcccaagcagactccccttgagcgtagagcctgatacagggctcaatcttacaaccccaagactaaaatcaagaattggaagctgaaccagctgagccacctaggcatccctgcatgtcaataaatgttatttaaacccaggatcctgggcgcctggatcctgggtggctcaggagttgagcgtctgccttctgctcaggtcgtggtcccggggtcccaggatcaagtcccacatcaggcgccttcacagggagcctgcttcttcctctgcctgtgtctctggctctctctctctctctctggctctctctctctctctctctctctctctgtctctcatgaataaataaataaaatctttaaaaaaataaacccagtaTCCTGCTGGTGAGACCCATCTGTGTAAAATCCAGATACATCTCTGGCAGTCTAGCATATTGACAGATTCTTCTGCCTACCTCGGTTTCCcctgtcctcaaaaaaaaaagtggccctagggcagccccggtggcgcagcggtttagcaccgcctgcagcctggagtgtgatcctggagacccaatatcaagtcccacatcaggcttcctgtatggagcctgcttctccctctacctgtgtctctgcccctctctctctgtctctatgaataaataaaatctttaaaaaaaaaaaaagtggccccTCTAAACCAACAGTATCATTAATATGAGTggaactttcattcattcttccctgATAAATCTAATTTGGCCATGAGATGTGATTTTGGCACTAATTCTTGGTAGAATCTATCACCCTCAGTGAAAAACCTTAGAAGCGGATGGAAGAGGAAGATTCCAGTGAGCCCTCTAAACATACTGAACTTTTTATCAAAGAACCACAGAGCCAAACCACTCAACTGGATCAAGCAGTATTCCTGTATCACGACCACCTTTCTCTCCCTTGCTTTCCTGGCCAAAAATGAGTGTTATCCAGTTTCCTCCTCAGTGTTGTTACATCTGTTGGCTTTGTACTCACTCCCCTTGCCAGGTGATTGGCATGCACTACTTCTCTCCTGTGGACAAGATGCAGCTGCTGGAGATTATTACAACAGATAAAACGTCTAAGGACACCACTGCTTCAGCGGTAGCTGTTGGGCTCAAGCAGGGGAAGGTCATCATTGTGGTGAAAGTAAGGAGCTGTGTAACAACAGAGTGACAGATGTGGGGAAAGTTCTGTTAAGATTCCTTGTACCTCCAGGCTTGTTTTGCCTATGTTTGCCTCAGAATCATACCAAACAACCTTTTGGTATGATTTTTCCCTTAGTTGTCTACGGTGTAGACAGTGGTATGGACTGTACTGCTAAGTCAGGGTCTGGGACATCGCAGGTTCTCCCAGCCACGCTGCCCTGGCTGTGGCTTCCCGTGCATTGTAGTTGTAACAGTTCTGTTTGGGAAGATAAACCACCTTGAATTTTGAAATGACATGTGGGGAAGAGAGCCTGCTTTCAGATTCTTCCACGTTATCTCCCTTGGCAGGATGGACCTGGCTTCTACACCACCAGGTGCCTCGCACCCATGATGTCTGAAGTCCTCAGAATCCTCCAGGTTGGTACTGCTTTTGGAACGTTGGAGACATCTTCCACTCCTTAAACCAGTCCTCTGACTGGTACTGTCAAGATGAGGAATGGGCTCCCTTCTAATACACTAAGTCCTGGCTCTTCTCTGAGGAAGCCCTTTTGTACCCAATCCTTCCACATAGTGGTAGAAAATCATGGGCTTTGCTGCCCTCCAATGGGCAGAATTTTAGCTCTGCTTCTTTAGCTGCATCCCCTTAGAGGCAGGAGCCATCCAGAACAGACAAACCCACTTGGTCTGATTGGTGCTGGAGCAGCTTCTGCTGCACACACACCCCACGGGTGGCACCTCCTCGCTGGGCACTTACCAGACACAGGCTCCAGGGGATCCGCAACACTGCTCTGTGGTGCTGTCTCCTCTCTCACTTATGGGAAATTTAGCCTTGTCTGCCATGGAATCTCATTACTACTGAGAGTCAGAATTGCAAACAAGGAAACGAATAAAGCATTCATTCTAAATGAATTTGTTCATTCCTTTAAGTGCCTTAGGTTAGGGAAGGCTCAGACTTTCCCTCCTTTGCTTTCCCTGAGTGAAAAAACCCCAAGTCTGGGCCTGGCTAGGTGGCACCCAGGAGAAAAGTGAGTGTTGGACTGGTTCTGTTTCTGATCATCAGCATGGGAGCCCTCGTAGGAGGGTCTGGAATGCgtgccaccccccccaccccccaccctactAAGGTCCCTGCTTCCATCCCATTCAGGAAGGAGTTGAGCCTAAGAAGCTGGATTCCCTTACCACAAGCTTTGGCTTTCCTGTGGGTGCTGCCACACTGGTCGATGAAGTTGGTGTGGATGTAGCAAAACATGTGTCAGAAGATCTGGGCAAAGCCTTTGGGGAACGGTTTGAAGGTGGAAACATAGAACTGCTGAAGGAGATGGTGTCCAGGGGCTTCCTGGGTGAGTAGCCTCAGAGAAACATAACTAACACCATGAGAACAAAGTGTCCTGAGACACACAGTTACAGAAAGCCCTGGGGGAGTTTTTCCTAAAACCAGAGCCCACTAttatggggatttttttaaaatggtttcatGACCACCTCTTAGGCTGGGCCTATAGCTTACAGACCAAAGGCAGAACTCTGGCCTGAGGAATTGACCAAGGTCTGCAAGGCAGGCATTTTCATTTGGCCCCAGTCCTAGAGTACACCTGTGATCCTGCAGGAGCGAGCTTTGTACCCGGGCTTTACCATGCTGCCTGGCCACCTGTGTGGAAGAAGTAATACCTCTAAACAAAATACGATTGAGGCCCACCAGAGGTGGCTTTCTCTCTTGGCAAAGTAGCAGCAAAATCCACACCAGGACCAGGGCATAGACTAGGTCCTGGTATTGCATATCTGGACATTAAAGCTCACCCACATGGCCGTTCCCATCCACATACACGGATTCCCAAGCTCCAAGAAACACAagatcttttttccttctttgccaaCTCTGCTGACAAACACTAGGTTTTGACAAATACTAAATGTCTAGGGTTAGCTAGATAGACAAATTCAGAAATACGGTTGAGAGACTAGAGCGTTACAGCAGACTAGCAGAGAAGAAAATTCGCAGGTCTGGGCTCTGAGATTTGGtaattctcccttttcttttagGTCGCAAGTCTGGGAAAGGCTTTTACATCTACCAGGAGGGTGTGAAGACTAAGAATGTGAATTCTGACATGGATGGTATTTTGGCAAGTCTGAAGGTGCCCCCTAAGTATGGCGTGTGAGTGAACTTTAGTAGCTAATAGCGTGGGAACAGGTTTCTCTTCAGCCCTCTTCCATCTTCTCTGTGATAATCACCTTACCTGACCAGAATACTTTTGCCCTCTCCGATGCTATCTCGGTTTCTGCCACGCGTCAGGGTAAGGATAGTAGCTGAGCCTTAGAAAGACCCCTGCTCCAGCCTTCCCTCTGAAGGTGTGGAGAGCAACAAAAAGATGATTACCCTAGGTCCCTTGATCCCCCCGCCCCAACCCTTTCTATCATTTGTAATTGACAGTTGATGGTGTCAAGAGAGTCTCTCCACTCTGCCCAACCCTGTTCTAGGTGCCAGTTTCAGGTTAATTAGGGCAAGTGGCTCTCGGCCATCTTTTCCAGGAGTGAGGCTGGCCTCCAGGTGGCTTCTTCTCTACACCACTGGAATTTCTGTACCGGCCGGCCCTTGAGCTCCAGCAGCACCAACCTTCATTTTCTGCACTTACAGCTCCTCGGATGAAGACATCCAGTACCGCCTGGTGACAAGATTTGTGAATGAGGCCGTCATGTGCCTGCAGGAAGGGATCTTGGCCACACCCACAGAGGGAGACATCGGAGCGGTGTTTGGGCTTGGCTTTCCCCCATGTCTTGGAGGTTGGTCTTACAGGTTGGGAAGGTGTAACTCGTTTTATCCTAGAGCTCTTTTTGTGGTCTCCTTCAACAAAGTCCTATTTTTCCATTTAGGGCCCTTCCGCTTTGTGGATCTGTATGGTGCTCAGAAGATAGTGGACCGGCTCAGGAAGTTTGAGGCTGCCTATGGAAAACAGTTCACCCCATGTCAGCTGCTCATTGACCACGCGAACAGTGCTAACAAGTTCTACCAGTGAGCAGGCCCTCACCCTGCTCGCTAGACTAGCACACTAACCCAGCTGCCTGTGGTGCTGGTTCTCCAGCAGAGTGGCATGTGGCGTCTAGATTTATCAGAGTAACCAGAAGGAAACAAACTCTGGCATTGGGTGTGCACCCTGATTAAAGTGCCTTCAGCTATGACAGTTGCTCCCTTCTGCTGAAGTCTGGCTGTGAATTAGTTTGCACTTCATTAGAAGGAGGAACCACTGTGCTCATGAACCCGTAAGTCCTGACACCCAAATTGGCAGTATCTCCAGAACCATCTTGCTGCCTGCTCCTCTAGGGCCAGTGGTGACAGGGCAGTTCTGCACCCAGCCAAATACAtaacaataaaaaccaaacaattgtcagcctctctgcctgcctgctcCTTTTCCTTCCGTCTGTGCCCTTCTGGTTTAACCCCCTCCCCCCTTCAAGGAGCTGGAATAAAGCCCAATGCTTTTGGGGTGTGGGTGTGTTGGGACAGTCCTAGATTTCACCTTGAGAGCATAAAAAGCTTAAAGCCTCCGAACCCTGGCCGTATTTACACGCCCTGGTGGGCTTCTGCTTGCCCTTCCAGAGAGGCCTGACTGACCAGAGCAGGTGAGGTCCCACACGCTTGGAGGCCAGGTTACTAAAGCCGCCCTTCCCCAAACTAATGCCTCATAGTACAATGGTACCCAGTTCTTTTTGTGGTGGGACTCATGCACATGTTCTCAGGATGTTAACATTGGAGTGAAACACAGGAGAGAGTATCTTCCTGGTCATTATATCCTGTGCATCTTGGCTGCCCCAGAgcatggaaggatggatgggtcATCAGAAACCACGCAACAAGCCGTTCGAGGGAACAGTGAGCCAACCCACCAGTGCCACCAAGCTGCGAGagcctcctctctgccctcccaaTGCCCTCTGGGCTGGAGAGTCCCTCCTCTCATGTTCTGGCCGAAGCAGTACCCAGTACGTGCAAACAGCCTTTGGGCTCCTGACCAGTCTGGCAGAAGGGCCCACACCGCATGTGTGCAGAATCGGAAGTCTGACTGTGCTGTGCTCTGAACTCAGACGTGACCCAttgctcctgcctctgctccaACTTGCTAGTACTTCAGATACCCCCTGGTCCCAGGGGGCAGGGAGCTTAGCTCTGGCTCTACTAACTACTCATGGTTGCTGCAAAGCCAGGCTAAAACCAAGTCATCTGTGTATTGGGATTTTCAGATGACCAGTAGAAAGTAGAGAATGGATCCTCTCACCAGAGCCATTAACAGGCTTCTAAATGGGGGGGTCTGGGAGAGCCTCAGGTAGGCATTTGGCCAGTGCAAGAATGTAAACGTGGGCCCTGGCTGGTAACACAGAGCTTTCCGCTCAGCACTAGAAAGTAGGAATTACGTTGAGACACTGGTGGGAGCTGGAAGGTTCTTGTAGGATAGGGGCTGAGGAGGGGCTTTCAGAAGGGAACCCAGGAGTGGGCCACATGCACACCCCATCCCAAAATCCTCTTGTACCCAGAGGCCTACACATTGTACCTGTCAGTTCTCGGGACCCTCCAGAGGAAGAGAGCATTGACACCCAGAATTTCACCCGCACTGCTGTTCAGTGCTCTAGCATTTATTTCACGAGTCCTTGAGGATTCACAGAGTGATCGGCAAGGAAACCCAATGCTTCAGGATCACAGTTTGTGTGCTCTACTTCCTGACTCCCCCCTGGAGCGGAGgcatctgctcagggcatgagcaCCAGCATGGCTTCACTACTCTTAAGAGAAAAACGGAGGAAATAAATATCTAGGTAGGCTAGATAAGGCAGCAGAGAAGGCTGGTCCGTGTGGGGCCTGACGCTAGTGGCATGGGAAGAGTTAGTGTGGTTCTGGGGCAGTGAAACCCGGAGAGCACAGGGGGATGGGTGGTTGTACACAATGGCCAGCCTGCTCCGGGCACAAGAAGATCGCCACGCCCAAGATCGCCACAGCCACCCACTGCAAGGCACAGGAACACGTGCGGGAGGCCTGAGCTCCAGGAGCGGGGAGAAAGCCAGTTGCCCCAAACCACTGTGCTTTCTCTTTCCCACCCGTCCCGTGCCAGCGACAGAAAACCGGAGAGATACACCCGGTGTTTGCCAGAGTCAAACAAAGGGGGCAGGAGATGGGCAGAAGGCCACTTGCCTCTAGAACCCAGGAGCAGCTGACCTCAATGTACCTGCTCTTCCACTGAGAAGCTTCTCAGATGGGACCCGACCCGGCAGGACAGAAGGCAGAAGCCTGGGCACTAGAGACGTCAGGGGAGCGTCTGCCTCCCTTAACTAGATGAGCAGGTCAACAGCAGAGCTGTGCTCTCCCAGAGTCCTCACCCGTGAACCAGCGCACAGAGCTGGAGCCTCAGAGGGGCAATGGCACAGACCTGTACTGGATACACCTGTACTCGGGGCCAGGGCCctaaggggaagggaagggcaagGGAAGGGCATCCCAGAGATAATGGAAAAGGCACCCAGACTCGGGCGACTTAGGCCAAAGGCCCAaggaacacagaggagagagagggctcTTGGGAGATCTGTGCTTCAATTATGGGACATCTTCTTCTCTTGTCACTAACCTGAACCTACAAGCTCGAGAAGTGCAAGATGTCTGAAGCTCCACATCAAGACATGGGAGGATGTCAGGTCACCATGAAGGCCAGTTTTTGCCCCTCCCTACCATGGGAACCGCAGCAATGTGTCCCCAGGCCCAGGCGTGCACTGCTGCCTCCAACCCCCTCCCCACTTACTCTGCACAAAGGCCAGATGTCCCCATTTCCAAGCGTGTCTCCCCTGGATTCACTTCTGAGGGGCTGCCTAGCTGCCTCAGTCTGGCATAGATTCTCCTCGCAGGCAGGACCTGCTCTGGCAGTGCTGTCCCCCCGCAGACCGTGGCTAACCCCCAGGGCCTCCGTGCAAGGATTCCAGTTGTGCAGCTACAAGCTGGGAACGTCAGATCTTGGGCCGCCAGCCTTTGATGAACTGCATGATCTTCTTGACCTGCAGCTTGGTGAGGTGGAAGTCATCCGCCAGGATATCCTCACTGAGCTGCACAAAGATGCTGCCATCAATGCGTTCTCGGGCAAAGAAGCTCACCACATCCTCTGAGAGCCCAATGAAACGGAGACTTCGAGAGACTTCTTCCAGAGAGAGCGCAGACAGGTCAGCCGGGGGCTGCCAGGAGGAGGCATCCCGGCCTCCCCAGCCTGCGGCCCCCTCCCGGGGACTGGCAGGAGGCCCCTCCAGGCGCCCTTGGGCCAGAAGGAGCCGTGCCCCACTGGCCTCGGGCCCCTGCAGGGCCACTGGTGACAGCGGGGTAGGGACCTGCCGCAGCACCAAGCCTTCCGGTTCAAAGGCCTTGGGGGGTCCAAGTGGAGAAAGGCAGGGTGCCCCCCCAGCTCTGGGCTCCTGACAGCGCAGCAGCTCAGGCTCTGGAGAACTGCCCTGGCCCAGCTCAAAGGGGTCAaagggctccaggctgggctccTGCCactcagaggaggaggaggaggaggtgggggccaCCGAATAGGCCTGGCCTGGTGAGCCTGGGCCTGGAGAGAAAGCAGGGCTGGAGGTAGCCAGGGGCCCCGAGCTGGTTGTGGGCCCAGAAGAGGAGGCCGCAGAAGGGCCTGAGGGGTAGGCAGGCCCCGAAAAGGGGTTGAGGGCCCCGAACGGAGCAAAGCGTTTCTGGGGGTGAGCGGGCTTGAACAGAGGCGGGCAGCTGTGGTACGCCTTCACCGGGGGATCAGCCCCCAGGAGGGAGACCGCTCGACTGCCCAGGGGCTCTGCAAGGGCCCGGGTGGCCTGGCTGGGCTGCGTGGTCGACGGCAGGGGTCCCGGGGGCGGGCGGCTGGAGGCCTCGCCCGCCTTGCAGTCTCCCCAGGTGCATGGGTAGCAATAGAGGGAGTAGGCGTCCGGCGACGGGGAGCCACTGGCACTGCGAGAACCTGCCCTGTgggcagagagacacacacagggaagggTGAGGCAGCGCAGAGGGAGGCGCCCCGGGCTCACACACAGGACGCAGCGCACAGCTCTGCGGGGCCAGAGAGCGCCGCTGTGATCTCGGCACACGGGCGCCCGCCCGCTCGGGGACTGCTCGGAACTGCTCAGGGACCCACAGGCTCTGGCTGGCAGGCCTGgactcttcctctccctcggtgcgggcccccctcccctcctccctgcacccccgccccccccccacctaggaaggcccagagaaggaaggggcTCACCCATCCTGGAGACCAGAGGAGTAGTAGGAGAGGCTGGAGCTAGGTGAGTGGACGGGCTGCAGCTTGGGGAAGCGTGGGGGCACCGGGGGGCTGCCCGAGAGCCGGCCGCCGCCATTGCCACCCCGGGGAGGCACGGGGGGCGCATTGAGCAGGCGACACTCCTCCTTCACCTGCAAGCAGAGGGCCACAGCTCCACGCCCTGCCCCGAGCAGTGGACGCTCCTTATCTTCCCTGTCCCAAGCAGCCGGGCCAGGAGGGACTAACAGTGCCGCGAGGCTGCCTCTGCCTTACCTCCAACTActcaccgcccccgcccccagcctctgCAGCCTGTTTCCCTCCAAGAGGGCCCACAACACGCACACCACCTCCTAGGGCCTTGGAAATCCACCATGACTGTAAGAACGAGAATACAGAAGTGGATGGAAACAGATAAGTCGAGCTAGTAGTCCCTCCTCGAGGAAAAGGACAGTGGTGTgacagggagaagaaagggaaggacaaGTCTGTACCATCTGGGTTCCTTCCTTATAAACCAAATACTCCTAGTGGACTCCCTGGGATGTTAATAGCTATTTTCCAGGACGAGTATGGTTGGAAAATTCTGCGTTAGGCACGACTAGAGTTCCTTGgcgcaggacttctcagagcctttagtAAACCAAAGTTCTATGGCTCCAAAGTGAGGAGGAGGTGGGCTAGGAATCGCCTGCTGCGTCTTCCTAAACTTAATCCACCATGGGACCTTCTTTCCACCGGACAACTGACAGGACGCCCGCTCCGTGGAACCCTAGGGCTCATCCCAAATCCTCTCAAGCTAGGGACCTACCAGCACCGCTGTCTCCAGAACGCCCGGCGCCACGGTCTCTAGTATTCCTTAGGACAGTAAGGCCCTGAGTCCTTCccgtcccggtcccggtcccgcCCCGGTCCCGCCCCGGTCCCGCCCCGGTCCGGGGCTGCAGGCTGGGCCCGGCAGAACCTGCGTCTGGCCGCCCGCCCGGCGCCTCCCTGGAGCCGAGTCCCCAGCCCGCTCCCGCCGGTCACCCTCGCGCCCACGCCGCGGCCACTCACCGCCTCGGACTTGGGAGGCACAGGAGGCGGCGGCGCCTCGGGCTCCAGGCGGGGCGGCCCGGCGGCCGCGAAGGAGATGAGATCGGGCCCGGGAGGCGGCCGGGCCCGGCCCTCGGCGAGGCCCTCGGCCGCCTGGTGCGTCCACAGCTCCTCGTAGGGGATCtcggcgggcggcgcggcggaCTCGGCGGCGCCCGCCCAGTCGGGGCTCACGTACTCCTGGTCGCCGTcgccgggcgggccgggggcgcgcgcgggcgcgggggcgcgcgggggcgcgggcaggCAGAGGCGCGCGCGGCGCGGGCTGGCGCAGTCGTCGGCCAGCTCTGCGGGCGCCTCGCGCACGGCCGTGGAGTACTCGTCGGGGTCGAAGCGCTCGCGGCAGTAGGAGGCGCTGTCGCGCACCAGGCGCTCCACGCGCGGGTCCCCGGCCAGCAGGCCCTGCGGCAGCGCGAAGCGCGGCGTGTCGGTGAGCAGCAGGAAGTGCAGCGGCGCCGGGCCCTCGCGGCGCAGCGCCAGCCCCAGCACCACGGTCTTGGAGATGATGCTGACCAGCTTGTAGCAGTGGCCCTCCCGCACCGGGTGCAGGTCGTAGGGGTTGCGCGGCGGCCGGCTGGGCACCAGCACGTTCACCGGGAGCCGCACGCGCTCGATGATGGCGCGCACCGTGTGCTCGCCCTCCTGCATCTGCAGCTCGAGCGGGCTGCGCGTGCTGAAGCGGCCCTGGCACTGGAAGGGCAGGCTCAGGCTCTCGTTGGTGCGGTGGTTCATGCAGATGAGGCAGGGCATCTTGCCTTTGATGGGCctggcgccgccgccgccgccgccgccgcccgcggccgccgcgcccccggggcccccgccgccgccgccgccgccgccgccgccgcccacccCGGCcagcgcccccgcccggcccagCTTGCGCAGCAGCGTGGTGAAGCGCGAGCGCTCCTTGGTGGTCTTGGCGCACAGGATCTCCGCCTGGCCCATGAGTGTGAGCTCGTCGCCCGCGTGCAGCGTGAAGTTGTACACCTCGCTGTCCTCGCTGAACTCGCCCGACACCACCTGCGCAGCCCAGAAGCCAGGCGAGGCCTGAGCCGGAGCCCCAGGGAAAGACGCCCTTCCTCGGGCTCACATCCCATCAGGAGGCCCACCTTGCCCTCCTGGAGAGGCCACAGGGCAGCTGTGCAACCTTGAATGAGCTACCTCTGGGGTCCTACTTGCCTCACGGGATAACTCCTACTGGAAGAATTGCTCTATGTACAGCGATCGACTTGGAAAACATCCAGTAAATGACAACTTATATTACCGTTATCTTCACAATTCGGGCACAATAATGCTCcgtccagggcagcccgggggggggggggggcctcagcggtttagcgccccttcagcccagagcattatcctggagaccagggttcGAGTCTCACGTCatgctcccagcgtggagcctgcttctccctctgcctgtgtctctccctctctctctctctctctgtgtgtgtgtgtgtgtgtgtgtgtctcatgaataaataaaatctttttttaaaaaatgctccatCCATTCAACAAGGCTTCTGTGAAGAGTAATGAATTGATGGATAAGGGTCTGTAAACAGTAAAGAGCTATCTGTACACAAGTGGGGGGCTGCTGGTactgtgtccccaccccccaccaccaaagCTACTACCCTTACATCAGTGGACACTAGGACAGGCTGCCCTGAAGGTCTCCAAATCAAGCATGATGCTCCACACACACTTAACTCCTGTTTCACCACCTTTCCAGAAAGTTCTGCAGACCAGAGGGTCCTACAACTAACCCTTCCATATGGCCCAATCATGCCAAATGCCATCCAGGAACTGCCAGAAGCCACACTGACACCTTCTGCCTAAGGGCGACCTCCTAACTAGTGTGGGGGCATCGTGCCTGGTGTGGCAAGGACTGACCTTGACACTGAAGGTGATGGCTTCCATCACAAAGATGCGGTCAGGGAAGACGCTGGCCACCTCCTCCACGCTGCTGAAGTACCTCACTGGCTCCCGCACATCCCGGGCCTGTTCCAGGAGCTTGAACTTCCCTACACAGGAGGAACATAGGCTGCTAGGGCAggcctgcctgccactccctacTTCTGCTATCCTCAGCTCAGCCAGCCCCTCCAGAACGCAGGCGGGCAGAAAGGCAGGTCTGCACTAGCAGGAGGTGGCTCAAGGTGGTCAGCTGGCTCAAGGGTGAAGGTGAGCACAGACCCAGCATCTAGAACCCCATGGAGAGTGTGTGGGTAGCTGCGGAGGTTAGCAGCTGCCTGCCCAGAGA of the Vulpes lagopus strain Blue_001 chromosome 5, ASM1834538v1, whole genome shotgun sequence genome contains:
- the GAREM2 gene encoding GRB2-associated and regulator of MAPK protein 2 isoform X1, which codes for MEKLAAGLAGLRWSMGAFPLDLIVSRCRLPTLACLGPGEYAEGVSERDILLIHSCRQWTTVTAHTLEEGHYVIGPKIDIPLQYPGKFKLLEQARDVREPVRYFSSVEEVASVFPDRIFVMEAITFSVKVVSGEFSEDSEVYNFTLHAGDELTLMGQAEILCAKTTKERSRFTTLLRKLGRAGALAGVGGGGGGGGGGGGPGGAAAAGGGGGGGGARPIKGKMPCLICMNHRTNESLSLPFQCQGRFSTRSPLELQMQEGEHTVRAIIERVRLPVNVLVPSRPPRNPYDLHPVREGHCYKLVSIISKTVVLGLALRREGPAPLHFLLLTDTPRFALPQGLLAGDPRVERLVRDSASYCRERFDPDEYSTAVREAPAELADDCASPRRARLCLPAPPRAPAPARAPGPPGDGDQEYVSPDWAGAAESAAPPAEIPYEELWTHQAAEGLAEGRARPPPGPDLISFAAAGPPRLEPEAPPPPVPPKSEAVKEECRLLNAPPVPPRGGNGGGRLSGSPPVPPRFPKLQPVHSPSSSLSYYSSGLQDGAGSRSASGSPSPDAYSLYCYPCTWGDCKAGEASSRPPPGPLPSTTQPSQATRALAEPLGSRAVSLLGADPPVKAYHSCPPLFKPAHPQKRFAPFGALNPFSGPAYPSGPSAASSSGPTTSSGPLATSSPAFSPGPGSPGQAYSVAPTSSSSSSEWQEPSLEPFDPFELGQGSSPEPELLRCQEPRAGGAPCLSPLGPPKAFEPEGLVLRQVPTPLSPVALQGPEASGARLLLAQGRLEGPPASPREGAAGWGGRDASSWQPPADLSALSLEEVSRSLRFIGLSEDVVSFFARERIDGSIFVQLSEDILADDFHLTKLQVKKIMQFIKGWRPKI
- the GAREM2 gene encoding GRB2-associated and regulator of MAPK protein 2 isoform X2; the protein is MEAITFSVKVVSGEFSEDSEVYNFTLHAGDELTLMGQAEILCAKTTKERSRFTTLLRKLGRAGALAGVGGGGGGGGGGGGPGGAAAAGGGGGGGGARPIKGKMPCLICMNHRTNESLSLPFQCQGRFSTRSPLELQMQEGEHTVRAIIERVRLPVNVLVPSRPPRNPYDLHPVREGHCYKLVSIISKTVVLGLALRREGPAPLHFLLLTDTPRFALPQGLLAGDPRVERLVRDSASYCRERFDPDEYSTAVREAPAELADDCASPRRARLCLPAPPRAPAPARAPGPPGDGDQEYVSPDWAGAAESAAPPAEIPYEELWTHQAAEGLAEGRARPPPGPDLISFAAAGPPRLEPEAPPPPVPPKSEAVKEECRLLNAPPVPPRGGNGGGRLSGSPPVPPRFPKLQPVHSPSSSLSYYSSGLQDGAGSRSASGSPSPDAYSLYCYPCTWGDCKAGEASSRPPPGPLPSTTQPSQATRALAEPLGSRAVSLLGADPPVKAYHSCPPLFKPAHPQKRFAPFGALNPFSGPAYPSGPSAASSSGPTTSSGPLATSSPAFSPGPGSPGQAYSVAPTSSSSSSEWQEPSLEPFDPFELGQGSSPEPELLRCQEPRAGGAPCLSPLGPPKAFEPEGLVLRQVPTPLSPVALQGPEASGARLLLAQGRLEGPPASPREGAAGWGGRDASSWQPPADLSALSLEEVSRSLRFIGLSEDVVSFFARERIDGSIFVQLSEDILADDFHLTKLQVKKIMQFIKGWRPKI